From a region of the Pukyongiella litopenaei genome:
- a CDS encoding N-formylglutamate amidohydrolase, with protein MTDPAYDLAMPARQHSCVIFASPHSGRDYPAAFLRDSVLDERAIRSSEDAFVDRLFDAAPDFGAPLLSARVPRAYVDLNRGVDELDPAVVAGVQRRGHNPRVASGLGVIPRVVANGRQIHRGKLSRSQAQERLDRCWHPYHATLKGLLAATHLQFGQAILVDCHSMPHEAIENMLGGGWARPEVVLGDRFGAAAGGEVVDRIEAAFSAAGLRVARNAPFAGAYVAQAYGRPERGQHAVQIEIDRSIYMDERQIAPRPDFDAFRALMRGVIAEIAAIGAADMPLAAE; from the coding sequence ATGACCGATCCCGCCTATGATCTCGCGATGCCCGCGCGGCAGCACTCCTGCGTGATTTTCGCCTCTCCGCATAGCGGGCGCGACTATCCGGCGGCGTTCCTGCGCGACAGCGTGCTGGACGAACGCGCCATTCGCAGTTCGGAAGACGCCTTTGTGGACCGGTTGTTCGATGCGGCGCCCGATTTCGGCGCCCCGCTATTGAGCGCGCGGGTTCCGCGGGCCTATGTGGATCTCAATCGCGGCGTCGACGAACTGGACCCGGCGGTGGTCGCGGGCGTGCAGCGGCGCGGGCACAACCCGCGCGTCGCCTCGGGGCTGGGCGTGATCCCGCGCGTGGTGGCCAATGGCCGGCAGATCCATCGCGGCAAGCTGTCGCGGTCGCAGGCGCAGGAGCGGCTCGACCGGTGCTGGCATCCCTATCACGCGACCCTGAAAGGGTTGCTCGCGGCGACGCACCTGCAGTTCGGCCAGGCGATTCTGGTCGATTGCCATTCGATGCCGCACGAGGCCATCGAGAACATGCTGGGCGGGGGCTGGGCCCGCCCCGAGGTGGTGCTGGGCGACCGGTTCGGGGCCGCCGCGGGTGGCGAGGTCGTGGACCGGATCGAGGCTGCCTTTTCCGCCGCCGGGCTGCGGGTGGCCCGCAACGCGCCGTTTGCCGGGGCCTATGTCGCTCAGGCCTATGGGCGTCCCGAGCGCGGCCAGCACGCGGTTCAGATCGAGATCGACAGGTCGATCTACATGGACGAACGGCAGATCGCGCCGCGTCCGGATTTCGACGCGTTCCGTGCGCTGATGCGCGGCGTGATCGCCGAAATCGCCGCCATCGGGGCCGCCGACATGCCGCTGGCCGCCGAATAG
- the ykgO gene encoding type B 50S ribosomal protein L36: MKVKNSLRSLKNRHRDCRIVRRKGRVYVINKTQRRFKARQG, translated from the coding sequence ATGAAGGTCAAGAATTCGCTCCGCTCGCTCAAGAACCGGCACCGCGACTGCCGGATCGTGCGTCGCAAAGGCCGCGTTTATGTGATCAACAAGACGCAGCGCCGGTTCAAGGCCCGCCAGGGCTGA
- a CDS encoding Fe(3+) ABC transporter substrate-binding protein, with protein MRKPATCLAALLAATLATAAAAEGELNLYSSRHYDTDEKLYSDFEEATGITINRIEGKADELIARMEAEGANSPADVMLTVDTSRLKRAKDAGILQSIDSAVLEERIPGNLQDADNQWFGFSQRSRIIFYDKADVAEPPQTYADLADPKYKGQVCIRSSTNAYMQTLLAAIIEHEGEEAAKSWADGVVANFARDPQGGDTDQLRGLVSGECDIAVANTYYFARALRKDVKGLSDSVDTIGWVFPDQDGNGAHMNLSGAGVAAHAPNRDNAIKFLEYLSGDQAQVYFSAGNDEYPAVKGVDLAESVQKLGDFKADSVDLSAVADNIPAAQKIFNEAGWK; from the coding sequence ATGCGCAAACCTGCAACCTGTCTCGCCGCCCTGCTGGCCGCCACCCTGGCAACCGCCGCTGCCGCCGAGGGCGAGCTCAACCTCTATTCGTCCCGCCACTACGACACCGACGAGAAACTCTACTCCGATTTCGAAGAGGCCACCGGCATCACCATCAACCGCATCGAAGGCAAGGCCGACGAACTGATCGCGCGGATGGAGGCCGAGGGCGCCAACAGCCCCGCCGATGTGATGCTGACCGTGGACACCTCGCGGCTGAAGCGCGCCAAGGATGCCGGCATCCTGCAATCGATCGACAGCGCGGTGCTCGAGGAACGCATCCCCGGCAATCTCCAGGACGCGGACAACCAGTGGTTCGGGTTCTCGCAGCGGTCGCGGATCATCTTCTACGACAAGGCCGACGTGGCCGAACCGCCGCAGACCTATGCCGATCTGGCCGACCCCAAATACAAGGGGCAGGTCTGCATCCGGTCCTCGACCAACGCCTACATGCAGACGCTGCTGGCCGCGATCATCGAACATGAGGGCGAAGAAGCCGCAAAATCCTGGGCCGACGGCGTGGTCGCGAACTTTGCCCGCGATCCGCAGGGCGGTGACACCGACCAGCTGCGCGGCCTCGTGTCGGGCGAATGCGACATCGCGGTGGCGAACACCTATTACTTCGCCCGCGCGCTGCGCAAGGATGTCAAGGGCCTCAGCGACAGTGTCGACACGATCGGCTGGGTGTTTCCCGACCAGGACGGCAACGGGGCGCACATGAACCTGTCGGGCGCCGGCGTGGCCGCCCATGCGCCGAACCGCGACAACGCGATCAAGTTCCTCGAATACCTGTCGGGCGATCAGGCGCAGGTCTATTTCTCGGCCGGCAACGACGAATATCCGGCGGTCAAGGGCGTGGACCTGGCCGAGTCGGTCCAGAAACTGGGCGACTTCAAGGCCGATAGCGTGGACCTGTCGGCCGTGGCCGACAACATCCCCGCCGCGCAGAAGATCTTCAACGAGGCCGGCTGGAAGTAA
- a CDS encoding manganese-dependent inorganic pyrophosphatase encodes MTVQVFGHKSPDTDSTGSPIIWAWYLSEIKGIPATPALLGEPNTEAAFMLQRWELEKPAIIDDVADGTPVVIVDTNNPAELPANINGADIQGIIDHHKLVGGLETKGPIDITIRPVACTATIMHDLIGDDMSRMPNRIKCAMLTCILSDTLEFRSPTTTDHDRAVAEKLAGQLGISIPDYAAEMFAAKSDVSAFSDAELLRMDSKEYEVEGTRFRVSVLETTAPATVLARTDSLIETMQTVAAEDGVDQVLLFVVDILNEEATLLVPNDLVKSLAASSFGASATSDTVVLPGVVSRKKQIIPNLKL; translated from the coding sequence ATGACCGTGCAAGTTTTCGGCCACAAGTCGCCCGATACCGACTCTACCGGATCGCCCATCATCTGGGCCTGGTACCTGTCCGAGATAAAGGGCATCCCGGCAACCCCGGCGCTGCTGGGCGAACCCAACACCGAAGCCGCCTTCATGCTCCAGCGCTGGGAACTGGAAAAACCGGCGATCATCGACGACGTGGCCGACGGTACGCCGGTCGTGATCGTTGACACCAACAACCCCGCCGAACTGCCCGCCAATATCAACGGCGCCGACATCCAGGGGATCATCGACCATCACAAGCTGGTGGGCGGGCTGGAAACCAAGGGCCCGATCGACATCACCATCCGCCCGGTCGCCTGCACCGCCACCATCATGCACGACCTGATCGGCGACGACATGAGCCGGATGCCGAACCGGATCAAATGCGCGATGCTGACCTGCATCCTGTCGGACACGCTGGAGTTCCGCAGCCCCACCACCACCGACCACGACCGCGCCGTGGCCGAGAAGCTGGCCGGCCAGCTCGGCATCTCGATCCCCGATTACGCCGCCGAGATGTTCGCGGCGAAATCCGATGTCTCGGCATTCTCGGACGCCGAACTGCTGCGCATGGACAGTAAGGAATACGAGGTCGAGGGCACCAGGTTCCGCGTGTCGGTGCTGGAAACCACCGCGCCCGCGACCGTTCTGGCGCGCACGGACAGCCTGATCGAGACCATGCAGACCGTCGCCGCCGAGGATGGCGTCGATCAGGTTCTGCTGTTCGTGGTGGACATCCTGAACGAGGAAGCGACCCTGCTGGTGCCGAACGACCTGGTGAAATCGCTGGCGGCCAGCAGCTTTGGCGCCAGCGCGACCTCGGACACCGTGGTCCTGCCCGGCGTGGTCAGCCGCAAGAAACAGATCATCCCGAACCTGAAACTCTGA
- a CDS encoding TIGR01459 family HAD-type hydrolase yields the protein MTQIVESLAEISDRYDALFVDLWGCVHNGVAAYPDAVAALQAFRGRGGTVVLVTNSPKPRAGVARQLVEFGVPDDAWDTIATSGDSARAAMFSGAVGNKVWFMGEWERDAGFFEPIHVIHDPVPIERVELEQAEGIVCCGPFDPLADPAGMRPRFLYAKQKGLKLLCANPDIVVDRGEVREWCAGALARLYTEMGGESLYFGKPHPPIYDLARRRLAEIDRLVPDARILAIGDGIGTDIAGAMGEDIDSLFITGGLAAAETRTASQPDPQALEAYLQREMTSPRHAIGFLR from the coding sequence ATGACCCAGATCGTCGAATCGCTTGCCGAAATCTCCGACCGCTACGACGCGCTGTTCGTCGATCTCTGGGGCTGCGTGCATAATGGCGTCGCCGCCTATCCGGACGCGGTAGCGGCGTTGCAGGCCTTTCGCGGGCGGGGCGGCACCGTGGTGCTGGTCACCAATTCGCCCAAGCCGCGTGCCGGGGTGGCGCGGCAGCTGGTCGAGTTCGGCGTGCCGGACGATGCCTGGGACACCATCGCCACGAGCGGCGACAGCGCCCGCGCGGCGATGTTCTCGGGCGCGGTGGGCAACAAGGTCTGGTTCATGGGCGAATGGGAACGCGACGCGGGGTTCTTTGAACCGATCCACGTCATTCACGACCCCGTCCCGATCGAGCGGGTCGAACTGGAACAGGCCGAGGGCATCGTCTGCTGCGGCCCTTTCGATCCTCTGGCCGACCCGGCCGGGATGCGGCCCCGGTTCCTCTATGCGAAACAGAAAGGGCTGAAACTGCTCTGCGCCAATCCCGATATCGTGGTGGACCGGGGCGAGGTGCGGGAATGGTGCGCCGGGGCGCTGGCCAGACTCTATACCGAGATGGGCGGCGAAAGCCTCTATTTCGGCAAACCGCATCCGCCGATCTACGACCTCGCCCGCCGGCGCCTGGCCGAGATCGACCGGCTGGTGCCTGATGCGCGCATCCTGGCCATCGGCGACGGGATCGGAACCGACATTGCCGGCGCGATGGGCGAGGATATCGATTCGCTGTTCATCACCGGCGGCCTGGCCGCTGCCGAAACCAGGACCGCATCGCAGCCCGATCCGCAGGCGCTGGAGGCGTATCTGCAACGGGAAATGACATCGCCCCGCCATGCGATCGGGTTTCTGCGCTGA
- a CDS encoding MaoC family dehydratase, with translation MLDNLPRGTICIEDIEMGMSRHLRKVVTDEDIEMFAQVSTDRNPVHLDDDYARDTIFQGRIAHGMLTAGLISAVIGEQLPGHGTVYMGQSLKFLAPVRPGDMVYAEVKVIDIDMSRRRVKLDCHCAVDGKKVLVGEAMVLAPSRKFD, from the coding sequence ATGCTGGACAATCTGCCCCGTGGAACGATCTGCATCGAAGATATCGAAATGGGCATGTCGCGCCACCTGCGCAAAGTGGTGACGGACGAGGATATCGAGATGTTCGCCCAGGTGTCGACCGACCGGAACCCGGTGCACCTGGACGATGACTACGCCCGCGACACGATTTTCCAGGGCCGGATTGCCCACGGGATGCTGACCGCCGGTCTGATCTCGGCGGTGATCGGTGAACAGCTGCCCGGCCACGGGACGGTCTATATGGGCCAGTCGCTGAAATTCCTCGCCCCGGTGCGGCCCGGCGACATGGTCTATGCCGAGGTCAAGGTCATCGACATCGACATGTCCAGACGGCGGGTGAAGCTCGACTGCCATTGCGCGGTGGACGGCAAGAAGGTTCTGGTCGGCGAAGCCATGGTTCTGGCCCCCAGCCGCAAGTTCGACTGA
- a CDS encoding bifunctional riboflavin kinase/FAD synthetase: MRIIRDYQFVDPPNRGASVAIGNFDGVHIGHQSVIRLARDRAPQAPLGVLTFEPHPRQFFAPDAPPFRLMGRDARAHRLQKLGVERLYELNFNAALAGLTPEAFARDVLAGGLGLSHVVVGADFCFGKARAGNADDLVRLGAELGFGVTVAPLLEEGPHVVSSSAIRAALTEGRPRDAAAMLGHWHRIEGQVVGGEQRGRELGFPTANISIEGLHRPAYGVYAVLVDVLDGPNAGCYRGAASLGIRPMFDGDVPNLETFLFDFSGDLYGATLSVALVDYLRPEATFDGLDALVAQMQADCDRARDLLAAL; encoded by the coding sequence ATGCGGATCATCAGAGACTATCAGTTCGTCGATCCCCCGAACCGGGGCGCCAGCGTCGCGATCGGCAATTTCGACGGCGTGCATATCGGTCACCAGTCGGTGATCCGGCTGGCCCGCGACCGGGCGCCGCAGGCGCCGCTGGGGGTTCTGACCTTCGAGCCGCATCCGCGCCAGTTCTTTGCCCCCGACGCCCCGCCGTTTCGGCTGATGGGCCGTGACGCCCGCGCGCACCGGTTGCAGAAACTGGGTGTGGAACGGCTGTATGAGCTCAATTTCAACGCCGCGCTGGCGGGCCTGACGCCTGAGGCATTCGCCCGTGACGTGCTGGCGGGGGGGCTGGGGCTGAGCCATGTGGTGGTCGGCGCCGATTTCTGTTTCGGCAAGGCGCGGGCCGGCAATGCCGACGACCTGGTCCGGCTGGGCGCGGAGCTGGGCTTTGGCGTCACCGTTGCGCCTTTGCTCGAAGAAGGCCCGCATGTGGTGTCCTCGTCGGCGATCCGCGCCGCGCTGACCGAAGGCCGCCCGCGTGATGCCGCGGCGATGCTGGGCCATTGGCACCGGATCGAGGGCCAGGTGGTCGGTGGCGAACAGCGCGGCCGCGAACTGGGCTTTCCGACCGCGAACATCTCGATCGAGGGGCTGCACCGCCCCGCCTATGGCGTTTACGCGGTGCTGGTCGATGTGCTCGACGGCCCCAATGCCGGCTGCTACCGGGGCGCGGCCAGCCTGGGCATCCGCCCGATGTTCGACGGCGACGTGCCCAATCTCGAAACCTTCCTGTTCGATTTCTCGGGCGATCTCTATGGCGCCACCCTGTCGGTCGCGCTGGTCGATTACCTGCGCCCCGAAGCGACATTCGACGGGCTCGACGCGCTGGTCGCGCAGATGCAGGCCGATTGCGACCGCGCCCGCGACCTGCTGGCGGCGCTGTGA
- a CDS encoding YcgN family cysteine cluster protein — protein MSDLIDRTGLPPRFWERKPLRDLSRREWEALCDGCGKCCLNKLEDEETGEVALTRVACRLLDDATCRCAQYEIRHQFVPDCIVLSPSNIDDNLYWMPATCAYRLVHEGRPLHDWHPLISGDPETVHSAGVSVRNMTVPEFAVDEDDWDDHIIEEPL, from the coding sequence GTGAGCGACCTGATCGACCGCACCGGGCTGCCGCCGCGGTTCTGGGAACGCAAGCCGCTGCGCGACCTGTCCCGGCGGGAATGGGAGGCGCTGTGCGACGGCTGCGGCAAATGCTGCCTGAACAAGCTCGAGGACGAGGAAACCGGCGAGGTGGCGCTGACCCGCGTGGCCTGCCGCCTGCTGGACGACGCGACCTGCCGCTGCGCCCAGTATGAGATCCGTCACCAGTTCGTTCCCGACTGCATCGTGCTGTCGCCCTCGAATATCGACGACAATCTTTATTGGATGCCCGCCACCTGCGCCTATCGGCTGGTCCACGAGGGCCGCCCGCTCCATGACTGGCATCCGCTGATCTCGGGCGATCCGGAAACGGTGCACAGCGCCGGGGTTTCGGTGCGCAACATGACCGTGCCCGAGTTCGCGGTCGACGAAGACGACTGGGACGATCACATCATCGAGGAGCCGCTCTGA
- a CDS encoding threonine aldolase family protein — translation MFFASDNSGPVHPDIMAALADANTGHAWAYGDDALMDEVRTRLRDIFEAPEAAVYLVATGTAANALALATLCQPYETVFCSPVAHIHEDECNAPEFFTGGAKLTLVPGGDRMSADALRAAIAAEGTRGVHGPKRGPVSITQATERGGVYALDDLRALTGVAREFGLPVHMDGARMANALVTLGCSPAEMTWKSGIDALSLGGTKNGCMGVEAVILFEPSKAWEFELRRKRGAHLFSKHRYLSAQMAAYLRDDLWLTTARQANSNCARLAEGLRAKGAEFLFKPQANIVFASFPRATHRRLHDAGAQYHLWGSADLDGPDEAEMLACRLVCDWSIPQSEIDRFLALL, via the coding sequence ATGTTCTTTGCCTCCGACAATTCCGGGCCGGTGCATCCCGACATCATGGCCGCGCTGGCCGATGCCAACACGGGCCATGCCTGGGCCTATGGCGATGACGCGCTGATGGACGAGGTTCGGACGCGCCTGCGCGATATCTTCGAGGCGCCCGAGGCGGCGGTCTATCTGGTCGCGACCGGAACGGCGGCCAATGCGCTGGCGCTGGCGACCCTGTGCCAGCCCTACGAGACCGTGTTCTGTTCGCCCGTCGCCCATATCCACGAAGACGAGTGCAACGCGCCGGAGTTCTTCACCGGCGGCGCTAAGCTGACGCTGGTGCCGGGCGGCGACCGGATGAGCGCGGATGCGCTGCGCGCGGCGATCGCGGCCGAAGGCACGCGCGGCGTGCATGGGCCGAAACGCGGGCCGGTGTCGATCACCCAGGCCACCGAACGCGGCGGCGTTTATGCGCTGGATGACCTGCGTGCGCTGACCGGCGTGGCGCGGGAATTCGGCCTGCCGGTGCATATGGACGGCGCCCGGATGGCCAATGCGCTGGTCACGCTGGGCTGCAGCCCGGCCGAGATGACCTGGAAATCGGGTATCGACGCGCTCAGCCTTGGCGGGACCAAGAATGGCTGCATGGGGGTCGAGGCGGTGATCCTGTTCGAGCCCTCGAAGGCTTGGGAATTCGAACTGCGCCGCAAGCGCGGCGCGCATCTGTTTTCCAAGCATCGCTACCTGTCGGCGCAGATGGCGGCCTATCTGCGCGACGACCTGTGGCTGACCACCGCGCGGCAGGCAAATTCGAACTGTGCCCGGCTGGCCGAAGGGCTGCGCGCGAAAGGCGCGGAGTTCCTGTTCAAGCCGCAGGCCAACATCGTCTTTGCCAGCTTCCCGCGTGCCACCCATCGCCGCCTGCACGATGCGGGTGCGCAGTATCACCTGTGGGGCAGCGCCGACCTGGATGGCCCGGACGAGGCCGAAATGCTGGCCTGCCGGCTGGTCTGCGACTGGTCGATCCCGCAATCCGAGATCGACCGGTTCCTGGCGTTGCTCTGA
- a CDS encoding alpha/beta fold hydrolase, which translates to MSGGGAIPQPLFVRSFGQGPRRALALHCTIAHSGAWRGLAAQMDSELTLVTPDMLSHGRSPDWDRQGDFPDRMFEAVEPLLEPGMDVIGHSFGATVALRLAASFPERVRSLTLLEPVMFCVAIADAPGTIASHDAEIRPVFEALDAGDDALGARLFNRMWGDTGGPRWDQMPEQMRAAMVRGIHVLPASVSATNEDRPGILRPGVLDRLTMPVAILRGGASHPSMVPICDGLAARIAGARNIVVDGAGHMLPVTRPEDAAAHLRALLAASPG; encoded by the coding sequence ATGAGCGGCGGCGGCGCCATCCCGCAGCCGCTTTTCGTGCGCAGTTTCGGGCAGGGCCCGCGCCGGGCGCTGGCGCTGCATTGCACGATTGCCCATTCCGGCGCGTGGCGCGGGCTGGCGGCGCAGATGGACAGCGAACTCACGCTGGTCACACCCGACATGCTGAGCCATGGGCGCAGTCCCGACTGGGATCGCCAAGGCGATTTTCCCGACCGGATGTTCGAGGCGGTCGAGCCGCTGCTGGAGCCCGGGATGGATGTGATCGGCCACAGCTTCGGGGCCACGGTCGCGTTGCGGCTGGCGGCCAGCTTTCCCGAGCGGGTGCGCAGCCTGACGCTGCTCGAACCGGTCATGTTCTGCGTCGCGATTGCCGATGCTCCGGGCACCATCGCGTCCCACGATGCCGAGATCAGGCCGGTCTTTGAGGCGCTGGATGCCGGTGACGATGCGTTGGGCGCGCGGCTGTTCAACCGCATGTGGGGCGATACCGGCGGGCCGCGCTGGGACCAGATGCCCGAACAGATGCGGGCCGCGATGGTGCGCGGCATCCATGTCCTGCCGGCGTCCGTTTCGGCGACGAACGAGGACAGGCCCGGCATATTGCGGCCCGGCGTCCTGGATCGGCTGACGATGCCGGTGGCGATCCTGCGCGGCGGCGCCAGCCATCCCAGCATGGTGCCGATCTGCGACGGGCTGGCCGCCCGGATCGCGGGCGCGCGCAACATCGTGGTCGATGGCGCCGGGCACATGCTGCCGGTCACCCGTCCCGAGGACGCCGCGGCCCACCTGCGGGCGCTTCTGGCCGCCTCCCCGGGCTGA
- a CDS encoding 2-hydroxychromene-2-carboxylate isomerase, protein MAHIDYFFATISPFTYLAGTRLEDIAARHGATVTYKPLDIIALFGRTGGQPLGDRHPSRQQYRLQELRRQARKTGLPLNLKPAHWPTNAAPAAYALIAAQKTGGGDLGALAHGLTRACWAEDRDVADDAVIRDCLAAAGFDPSLADSGLLVGAETYAANLEEAVERGVFGAPFYITGDDARFWGQDRLDDLDAHLAEVAA, encoded by the coding sequence ATGGCCCATATCGACTACTTTTTCGCAACAATCTCGCCATTCACCTACCTCGCCGGCACGCGGCTGGAAGACATCGCCGCCCGGCACGGTGCCACCGTCACCTACAAGCCGCTGGACATCATCGCGCTGTTCGGGCGCACCGGCGGGCAGCCCCTCGGGGACCGGCACCCGTCGCGGCAGCAGTATCGCCTGCAGGAACTGCGGCGGCAGGCGCGCAAGACCGGGTTGCCGCTGAACCTGAAACCGGCGCACTGGCCCACCAACGCCGCACCCGCCGCCTATGCGCTGATCGCGGCCCAGAAGACCGGCGGCGGCGATCTGGGCGCGCTCGCACATGGGCTGACGCGGGCCTGCTGGGCCGAAGACCGCGACGTGGCCGATGATGCGGTGATCCGCGACTGCCTGGCGGCGGCGGGGTTCGACCCGTCGCTGGCCGACAGCGGCCTTCTGGTGGGGGCCGAAACCTATGCGGCCAATCTCGAGGAGGCGGTGGAGCGGGGCGTGTTCGGCGCGCCCTTCTACATCACCGGCGACGATGCGCGGTTCTGGGGGCAGGACCGGCTCGACGATCTCGATGCCCATCTCGCGGAGGTCGCGGCATGA
- a CDS encoding ribose-phosphate pyrophosphokinase — protein sequence MPTLTEPKLISGNANLPLARAIAKRMTMHRGVHTGLVDARVERFNDAEIFVEVYENVRGEDMFIIQPTSNPANDNLMELLIIADAMRRSSARRTTAVIPYFGYARQDRRTKARTPISAKLVANMIAGAGIERVLTMDLHAAQIQGFFDIPVDNLYASPVFALDIKTAFRDRMGELMVVSPDVGGVARARELAKRINAPLAIVDKRREKPGEIAEMTVIGDVKGKTCLIVDDICDTAGTLCKAAEVLIENGANEVHSYITHGVMSGPAVERVGKSVMKSLVITDSIQPSAPVRACDNIRIVPTAPLFTQAILNIWNGTSVSSLFDDDTLGPIYESLYSAG from the coding sequence ATGCCGACTCTGACCGAACCGAAACTGATTTCGGGAAATGCCAACCTGCCTCTGGCCCGGGCCATCGCCAAGCGAATGACCATGCACCGGGGCGTGCATACCGGGCTGGTGGATGCCCGAGTGGAACGGTTCAACGATGCCGAAATCTTTGTCGAGGTTTACGAAAACGTCCGCGGCGAGGACATGTTCATCATCCAGCCGACCTCGAACCCGGCCAATGACAATCTCATGGAACTGCTGATCATCGCCGACGCGATGCGGCGGTCCTCGGCCCGGCGCACCACCGCCGTGATCCCCTATTTCGGCTATGCCCGACAGGATCGCCGCACCAAGGCCCGCACGCCGATTTCGGCCAAGCTGGTGGCGAACATGATTGCCGGGGCCGGGATCGAACGGGTGCTGACGATGGACCTGCACGCGGCCCAGATCCAGGGCTTCTTCGACATCCCGGTCGACAACCTTTATGCCTCGCCGGTCTTTGCGCTGGACATCAAGACCGCCTTCCGCGACCGCATGGGCGAATTGATGGTGGTCTCGCCCGATGTCGGCGGCGTCGCCCGCGCCCGCGAACTGGCCAAGCGGATCAACGCCCCGCTGGCGATCGTGGACAAGCGCCGCGAGAAACCCGGTGAAATCGCCGAGATGACGGTCATCGGCGACGTAAAAGGCAAGACCTGCCTGATCGTCGATGACATCTGCGACACGGCCGGCACGCTGTGCAAGGCGGCCGAAGTCCTGATCGAAAACGGCGCCAACGAGGTCCATTCCTACATCACGCACGGGGTGATGAGCGGCCCGGCGGTCGAACGGGTCGGGAAATCGGTGATGAAGTCGCTGGTCATCACGGATTCGATCCAGCCGAGCGCCCCTGTCAGGGCCTGCGACAACATCCGCATCGTGCCCACCGCGCCCCTGTTCACCCAGGCGATCCTGAACATCTGGAACGGCACCTCGGTCTCGTCGCTGTTCGACGACGACACGCTCGGACCGATCTACGAATCTCTCTACAGCGCGGGCTGA
- a CDS encoding H-type lectin domain-containing protein, producing the protein MKTLQNHRIGIEQGEVLMFSDFEHGGEMWSGDGPRECCKSVRFPTAFRNAPAVQVAVVLWDVSPDAALRAELRARDITPDGFELVFNTWGDTRIARLRVSWMAIGEAAHDDDWDLG; encoded by the coding sequence ATGAAGACACTGCAAAACCACCGTATCGGGATCGAACAGGGCGAGGTCCTGATGTTTTCCGACTTCGAGCATGGCGGCGAGATGTGGTCCGGCGACGGCCCCCGCGAATGTTGCAAGTCGGTTCGGTTCCCGACGGCGTTCCGCAATGCGCCTGCCGTGCAGGTGGCGGTTGTGTTGTGGGACGTGTCTCCGGATGCCGCGCTTCGGGCCGAACTGCGCGCGCGCGACATCACGCCCGACGGGTTCGAACTGGTGTTCAACACCTGGGGCGACACCCGCATCGCGCGTCTGCGCGTGTCTTGGATGGCCATCGGCGAGGCCGCCCATGATGATGACTGGGATCTCGGCTGA
- a CDS encoding F0F1 ATP synthase subunit epsilon, whose protein sequence is MADTMQFDLVSPERSLASLQVTSVRIPGADGDMTAMPDHAPVITTLRPGILHVESAEGTAEYAVTGGFAQIASSGTSVLAEKAMPVAEVKAEDLDAIVAAAEAGVKDTEGAACDAAEKLLADLAALRAALNI, encoded by the coding sequence ATGGCTGACACGATGCAATTCGACCTGGTGAGCCCGGAGCGGAGCCTCGCGTCGCTCCAGGTCACCTCGGTCCGCATTCCGGGCGCCGATGGCGACATGACGGCGATGCCCGATCATGCCCCCGTCATCACCACCCTGCGCCCCGGCATCCTTCATGTGGAAAGCGCCGAAGGCACGGCGGAATATGCCGTGACCGGCGGGTTCGCGCAGATCGCATCCTCCGGCACCTCGGTGCTGGCCGAAAAGGCGATGCCGGTGGCCGAGGTGAAGGCCGAGGATCTCGACGCGATCGTCGCCGCGGCCGAGGCCGGCGTCAAGGACACCGAAGGAGCCGCCTGCGACGCAGCCGAAAAGCTGCTCGCCGATCTGGCCGCGCTGCGGGCTGCGCTGAACATCTGA